Genomic window (Wenzhouxiangella marina):
ATTGGTCGGAATCGCGCCGCCCACGACCTCGCTGCGGAACACGAAGCCTTCGCCACGCCCGAGCGGGCGCACGCGCAGGAAAACCTCACCGAACTGCCCTGCTCCACCGGTCTGCTTCTTGTGTCGGTAGTGCCCTTCGGCGCTCCGGGTGATGGTCTCGCGATAGGCGATTCTCGGCGTGCGCGTGTCCACCTCCACGTTGTAACGCGCCTTCATCCGCTCGAGCATGATGCGCAGATGCATCTCACCCAGGCCACGGATGACCGTCTCGTTGAGCTCCTGGTTGTGTTCGACCTGGAAGCAGGGGTCTTCCTCGGCCAGGCGGGCCAGGGAGCTGGCCAGCTTCTGCTCCTGGCCACGGGTCCTGGCCTCGACCGCCAGGCCGAACATGGGCTGCGGGAAATCGATCGGTTTGAGGTAGTAGTGATCCTCGTCGTGGCAGTCGTGCAGCACGGCGTCGTAATGAATCTCATCGTGCTTGGCCAGCGCACGGATATCCCCCGGAATGGCCCGATCAACCTCGATGTGATCCTTGCCATGGATTCGATACAGGTGCGCGACCTTCAGCGCCTTGCGCCCATCGTTGACGTACAGCTGGCTGTCCGGGCCGATGCTGCCCTGATAGACGCGAAAGATGCTGAGCTTGCCGGCATAGGGGTCGTTGCTGATCTTGAACACGTGCGCGAGCACATGGCCATCCGGATCGGGCCTTGCGGTGACGCGCTCTCCCTCCGGACCGGAGCGGAAGGCCGGCGGGTTGCCCTCGGCGGGGTTCGGCAGCAAGCGCTTGGCAAAGCGCAGGAATTCGCCACAGCCGGCCCCCGTACGGGCCGAAGTGAAGCAGATCGGCACCAGGTGGCCGTCTCGCAGCGAAGCTTCGAAGGCATCGTGCAGAGCCTGGGCGTCGATGTCCTGGCCGTCGAGGTAGGCCGCCATCAGGTCCTCGTCGACCTCGACCACCTGGTCGAGAATCTCCGTGTGCGCATCGGCCACGGAGAAGATGTCGGTCTGCCCATCGCTCTTGAAGAAGCAGTCCCTGACCGTCGATCGCTGATCGCAGGGCAGATTGATCGGCAGGCACTGCGGTCCGAATTCCTCCCGAATCTCGCGGACGATGCCTTCGAGATCCGCGTCCTCGGCGTCCATGCGATTGATGACGATGACCCGACAGAGCTTGCGCTGCCTGGCCCGACGCATCAGCCGCCGCGTGGAGGTCTCGATCCCGTTCGAGGCATTGATCACGATGACCGCGGTTTCGACCGCGCTCATGGCCGCGAGCGCCTGCCCGCGAAAATCGGGATCACCCGGGGTGTCGATGATGTTCAGATGCGTACCCTCGAAATCGATCGAGGCCAGGGCAGAATTCAGCGAGTGCTGGTACTGCTTTTCCAGCGGGTCGAAGTCCGACACGGTGCTGCCCCGTTCGAGGCTGCCTGCCTCGCCCTGCACCCCGGCCTTGACCAGTAGTGCCTCGAGCAGGCTGGTCTTGCCTGCCCCGCCGTGGCCCAGCAGGGCCAGGTTGCGAATCTGGGTGGTGTCGTAGTCGGCCATGCGGCATGTCCTCCGATGCGTTGCCCCCTCAGGTCCCTTGAAACCATCGTAATGCAGGCCCCGGGCCACGAGCAAACGGCCCCGCTGCCCGTCGGGTTCAGACCCGGTTCAGCCAGGCCAGCCTAGGCTGTGTTCCAGGGCCCGTCATCGGAGCCCGACGATTGGGTCAATCACCCGTTACCGAGGAGCAAGAATCATGAAAAGAACCGCCACCCTGCTGCTTGCCAGCTTCCTGCTCGCCACGACGGCCGAAGCTGGAAGCGATCATTACCGCACCGTACCGGTGGTCGATGTCCGCCCCGAGTAC
Coding sequences:
- the fusA gene encoding elongation factor G, producing MADYDTTQIRNLALLGHGGAGKTSLLEALLVKAGVQGEAGSLERGSTVSDFDPLEKQYQHSLNSALASIDFEGTHLNIIDTPGDPDFRGQALAAMSAVETAVIVINASNGIETSTRRLMRRARQRKLCRVIVINRMDAEDADLEGIVREIREEFGPQCLPINLPCDQRSTVRDCFFKSDGQTDIFSVADAHTEILDQVVEVDEDLMAAYLDGQDIDAQALHDAFEASLRDGHLVPICFTSARTGAGCGEFLRFAKRLLPNPAEGNPPAFRSGPEGERVTARPDPDGHVLAHVFKISNDPYAGKLSIFRVYQGSIGPDSQLYVNDGRKALKVAHLYRIHGKDHIEVDRAIPGDIRALAKHDEIHYDAVLHDCHDEDHYYLKPIDFPQPMFGLAVEARTRGQEQKLASSLARLAEEDPCFQVEHNQELNETVIRGLGEMHLRIMLERMKARYNVEVDTRTPRIAYRETITRSAEGHYRHKKQTGGAGQFGEVFLRVRPLGRGEGFVFRSEVVGGAIPTNLIPAVEKGARQLLVEGAIAGFPLQDVEVVVYDGKHHPVDSKEVAFVVAGRRAFLEAVQQAGPQILEPIVDIEVTVPDESMGDVTGSLAAKRARIQGTDSLRGAMTSISASVPLSSVADFPTELKSLTGGEGRYTMAFSHYEAVPGQVQKSLVEEHGRGADDEA